The following proteins come from a genomic window of Macrobrachium nipponense isolate FS-2020 chromosome 32, ASM1510439v2, whole genome shotgun sequence:
- the LOC135207389 gene encoding uncharacterized protein LOC135207389 has product MSSPSPHPSSPTGLPTVPVPQQPTGLPTIPASQWPNHHLTVPSPQPASPPFQRPNLPPHLPHAPAAYPASPPFPTPQRPNQPPHHPPSHQPTWPPHRPTPQWHNQPPHPLRTPPPHHPCAPAAHLTSHSPHAPVAQLASPPSNHPSGPTSLPTIPEPQWPNKHPPCPSGPPGLPTVPTLQQPTQSPHCPRTPIAHPASPPSLCLSGPTSLPTIPALQQPTRPLHRPCATAAQPASPSTPRPSGSTSFPTVPTTQAPMQHNQPPHLSSAPVDHLASALSSCLSSPPSLPTVPMPQWSNRPPHCPRAPVAHPASPLSPCPSSPPCLPTVLTSQWPNRPLHHPHTPEAQPATPPSPHTSGPPSFPTVPTPQWPNRTLHRPCAPLAHLPFPPSPRPSSPLDFPIKVK; this is encoded by the exons ATGTCCTCACCGTCCCCGCACCCCAGCAGCCCAACTGGCCTTCCCACCGTTCCAGTGCCCCAGCAGCCCACTGGCCTCCCCACCATCCCTGCATCCCAGTGGCCCAACCACCACCTGACCGTCCCATCGCCCCAGCCAGCCTCCCCACCATTCCAGCGACCCAACCTGCCTCCCCACCTTCCCCACGCCCCAGCAGCCTATCCAGCCTCCCCACCGTTCCCCACGCCCCAGCGGCCCAACCAGCCTCCCCACCATCCCCCATCCCATCAGCCCACCTGGCCTCCCCACCGTCCCACGCCCCAATGGCACAACCAGCCTCCCCACCCTCTCCGCACCCCA cctccccatcATCCCTGCGCCCCAGCAGCCCACCTGACCTCCCACAGTCCCCACGCCCCAGTGGCACAACTAGCCTCCCCACCTTCCAACCACCCCAGTGGCCCAACCAGCCTCCCCACCATCCCTGAGCCCCAATGGCCCAACAAGCATCCCCCGTGCCCCAGTGGACCACCTGGCCTCCCTACCGTCCCCACGCTCCAGCAGCCCACCCAGTCTCCCCACTGTCCCCGCACCCCAATTgctcacccagcctccccaccATCCCTGTGCCTCAGTGGTCCAACCAGCCTGCCCACCATTCCCGCACTCCAGCAGCCCACCCGGCCTCTCCACCGTCCGTGCGCCACAGCGGCTCAACCAGCCTCCCCCTCCACCCCGCGCCCCAGCGGCTCAACTAGCTTCCCCACCGTCCCCACAACCCAGGCCCCCATGCAGCACAACCAGCCTCCCCACCTTTCCAGCGCCCCAGTGGACCACCTGGCCTCCGCACTATCCTCGTGCCTCAgcagcccacccagcctcccgacCGTCCCCATGCCCCAGTGGTCCAACCGGCCTCCCCACTGTCCCCGCGCCCCagtggcccacccagcctccccactgTCCCCGTGTCCCAGCAGCCCACCTTGCCTACCCACCGTCCTCACGTCCCAGTGGCCCAACCGGCCACTCCACCATCCCCACACACCAGAGGCCCAACCGGCCACCCCACCATCCCCACACACCAGTGGCCCACCCAGCTTCCCCACTGTCCCCACGCCCCAGTGGCCCAACCGGACTCTCCACCGTCCCTGCGCCCCATTGGCCCACCTGCCCTTCCCACCGTCCCCGCGCCCCAGCAGCCCACTCGACTTCCCCATCAAAGTTAAATAA
- the LOC135207275 gene encoding histone-lysine N-methyltransferase PRDM16-like: MLVPRAAPVCAMPAASPSRPGPHIPRPFTPAPGYAQYQMAAAHVSQIPAGYHIRPPGPGPRYLGVPPKNHLAAALTQPSPPAFPKSRSPRPSLVHYEASGPPARSMPSSFRPVGIHGSLSSPKQASVCPEARSSYPAPDLPDSHPMPWSSDAPLPASDMPFDLSTHNREPCMSPASRPLDLSESDQPLDLSVKKRQPEEDENMNIVVRRTPPPVSRRIPSPKYVSPLHDYRPPRTQEIPSSSVENEHTAKSVSAQMVHVTSPMTTRNPPSIAYPQPLHQGVHQPVPVYSSDCRPLPPASSVRAPFPVMGVPHSPYHLGPPVTSPQMVAGYRGPPPGSQGHPALYQVGDRMQKGLPPPPPDASALPGMSTIKPRERYACKFCGKVFPRSANLTRHLRTHTGEQPYKCKFCERSFSISSNLQRHVRNIHNKEKPYKCRLCDRAFGQQTNLDRHMKKHDSDGPTILDGSPKRYSSRPKEEDLQMQSPGKELSDKSREDMQAIDDEDDEDEYIDVEEDDEEEEEEELGEKESEKISCAVTIKSSPSICPMDIDASENNMTQPVAVIST, encoded by the coding sequence ATGTTGGTGCCGAGGGCTGCCCCAGTCTGCGCCATGCCTGCTGCCTCGCCCTCACGCCCAGGCCCCCACATTCCAAGACCTTTCACGCCTGCTCCTGGTTATGCCCAGTACCAAATGGCCGCAGCGCACGTTTCTCAGATACCCGCCGGGTATCACATTCGGCCCCCTGGCCCGGGCCCCAGGTACCTTGGAGTACCACCTAAAAACCACTTGGCAGCTGCTCTCACTCAGCCTTCCCCTCCTGCTTTCCCGAAATCGCGATCCCCGAGACCATCTCTGGTTCACTATGAAGCGTCGGGGCCTCCCGCGAGATCAATGCCATCAAGTTTCAGACCTGTGGGAATCCACGGATCTTTGAGTTCACCGAAGCAGGCGTCGGTGTGCCCGGAAGCAAGAAGTTCTTATCCTGCCCCAGATCTACCTGACAGTCATCCGATGCCATGGTCATCGGATGCCCCGTTACCAGCGTCTGACATGCCCTTTGATCTCTCTACACATAACCGTGAACCGTGTATGTCGCCAGCCTCTAGACCCTTAGACCTTTCAGAGTCAGATCAGCCATTAGACCTTAGTGTGAAGAAACGCCAACCGGAAGAAGACGAAAATATGAATATCGTCGTGCGAAGGACGCCTCCCCCTGTCTCGAGAAGAATTCCCTCTCCAAAATACGTCTCCCCCTTACACGATTATCGACCTCCTCGAACGCAGGAAATCCCTTCTTCTTCCGTCGAAAACGAACACACTGCAAAGAGCGTCAGTGCCCAAATGGTGCATGTTACTAGTCCGATGACCACCAGAAACCCTCCCTCGATCGCGTATCCTCAGCCGCTCCACCAAGGGGTCCATCAACCTGTCCCTGTATACTCTAGTGATTGTCGACCACTACCTCCAGCTTCGTCAGTTAGGGCACCGTTCCCTGTTATGGGAGTTCCCCATTCACCATATCATTTGGGACCTCCCGTAACTTCCCCTCAGATGGTCGCTGGGTATAGAGGACCACCACCGGGCTCACAAGGTCATCCAGCGTTATACCAGGTCGGTGATCGTATGCAAAAGGGCCTACCACCGCCACCGCCTGACGCCTCTGCACTGCCAGGAATGTCTACAATCAAACCGAGGGAGAGATACGCTTGCAAGTTTTGTGGGAAAGTTTTCCCCAGATCCGCGAATCTTACGCGACATCTAAGAACCCATACCGGTGAACAGCCATACAAGTGTAAGTTCTGTGAGAGATCCTTCAGTATATCGTCGAACCTGCAGCGACACGTCCGTAATATCCATAACAAAGAGAAGCCTTACAAGTGCCGCCTTTGCGACCGAGCGTTTGGCCAGCAAACGAATCTCGATCGTCATATGAAGAAGCACGATTCTGATGGTCCAACTATCCTGGACGGGAGCCCTAAAAGGTATTCCTCTCGCCCAAAGGAAGAGGACTTGCAGATGCAGTCACCTGGTAAGGAGCTGTCAGATAAAAGCAGAGAAGATATGCAGGCAatagacgatgaagacgatgaagacgagtACATTGACGTCGAAGAGgatgatgaagaagaggaagaagaagaactgggAGAAAAAGAGAGTGAGAAAATATCGTGTGCTGTAACTATCAAATCTTCGCCGAGTATATGTCCGATGGACATagatgcgtctgaaaacaataTGACTCAGCCCGTAGCTGTTATATCTACGTGA